Proteins encoded by one window of Inmirania thermothiophila:
- a CDS encoding Glu/Leu/Phe/Val dehydrogenase dimerization domain-containing protein, with product MRPFQSMEEGGHEALHLFRDGGCGLRAVIAIHSTLLGPALGGVRMWPYPDESAAVEDALRLARAMTFKAALAGLDFGGGKAVILGEPHRDRSEALMRAFGRCVESLGGRYIAAEDVGTGPEDMAWIAAETRHVTGLPPERGGSGDPSPVTALGVLHGIRACLRHRLGHERVGLVRYALQGLGHVGWALAHLLRAEGATVVATDLDRARLERATAELGVIPAEPDEILDTDAEVFVPCALGGVLDEAAAGRLRAVIVAGSANNPLADDAVAELLARRGILYAPDYAINAGGLIHVAVALAGGRPEHARARAAAIGDTLDRIFRLAAREGITPLAAAHRLAAARLEAIARIAPRRPPVAA from the coding sequence ATGAGACCGTTCCAGAGCATGGAAGAGGGGGGCCACGAGGCGCTCCACCTCTTCCGCGACGGCGGCTGCGGCCTGCGTGCCGTCATCGCCATCCACAGCACTTTGCTCGGACCCGCCCTCGGCGGCGTCCGCATGTGGCCCTACCCCGACGAGTCCGCCGCCGTCGAGGACGCCCTGCGCCTCGCCCGCGCCATGACCTTCAAGGCGGCGCTGGCGGGGCTCGACTTCGGCGGCGGCAAGGCGGTGATCCTGGGCGAGCCGCACCGCGACCGCTCGGAGGCGCTGATGCGGGCCTTCGGCCGCTGCGTCGAGAGCCTCGGCGGCCGCTACATCGCCGCCGAGGACGTCGGCACCGGACCCGAGGACATGGCCTGGATCGCGGCCGAGACGCGCCACGTGACGGGGCTGCCGCCGGAGCGCGGCGGCAGCGGCGACCCCTCCCCGGTGACCGCGCTGGGCGTGCTCCACGGCATCCGCGCCTGCCTGCGGCACCGCCTCGGCCACGAGCGCGTCGGGCTCGTGCGCTACGCCCTGCAGGGGCTGGGCCACGTGGGCTGGGCGCTCGCGCACCTGCTGCGCGCCGAGGGCGCCACCGTCGTCGCCACCGACCTCGACCGGGCGCGGCTGGAGCGGGCGACGGCCGAGCTCGGCGTCATCCCCGCCGAGCCCGACGAGATCCTCGACACCGACGCCGAGGTCTTCGTCCCCTGCGCCCTCGGCGGCGTGCTCGACGAGGCCGCGGCGGGGCGGCTGCGCGCGGTGATCGTCGCAGGCTCCGCCAACAACCCCCTCGCCGACGACGCCGTCGCCGAGCTCCTCGCCCGCCGCGGCATCCTCTACGCCCCCGACTACGCCATCAACGCCGGCGGCCTGATCCACGTCGCCGTGGCCCTCGCCGGGGGCCGGCCCGAGCATGCCCGCGCCCGCGCCGCGGCCATCGGCGACACCCTCGACCGCATCTTCCGCCTCGCCGCCCGCGAGGGGATCACGCCCCTCGCCGCCGCCCACCGCCTCGCCGCGGCGCGCCTCGAGGCCATCGCCCGCATCGCCCCCCGGCGGCCCCCGGTGGCGGCATGA
- a CDS encoding DMT family transporter, producing the protein MATTDLGLYLLTVLIWGSTWIAIAQQLTVPAELSIAYRFLLAAAAMLGWCAVRGLPLRRPPREHAWIALQAVLLFGLNYLLIYWATARLPSGVIALVFSSMMVMNLVNAAVLLRQPLERQALAAAALGLAGIGAVFAPELAHLGAEAAQGLALSLAGTYAASLGTIVSARNQRAGIPLPVLNGYGMAYGAALAFAAALAAGHRPVFDPAPAYVLSLLYLALPGTVIAFWSYLTLLARIGPQRVGYVMVAFPVVALALSTAFEGYRWTPQAAAGVALVLAGNLLVLRRGRSVRAGAPDGADGPASRAPPAPGRCPGS; encoded by the coding sequence ATGGCCACGACCGATCTCGGTCTCTATCTCCTCACCGTGCTCATCTGGGGCTCCACCTGGATCGCCATCGCCCAGCAGCTCACGGTCCCGGCCGAGCTCTCCATCGCCTACCGCTTCCTGCTCGCCGCGGCGGCGATGCTCGGCTGGTGCGCCGTGCGCGGCCTGCCGCTTCGCCGCCCGCCCCGCGAGCACGCCTGGATCGCGCTCCAGGCGGTCCTCCTCTTCGGGCTCAACTACCTGCTGATCTACTGGGCCACCGCCCGCCTGCCGAGCGGCGTCATCGCCCTCGTCTTCTCCTCCATGATGGTGATGAACCTGGTCAACGCCGCCGTGCTGCTGCGCCAGCCCTTGGAGCGGCAGGCCCTGGCCGCCGCCGCCCTGGGCCTTGCCGGGATCGGCGCGGTCTTCGCGCCGGAGCTCGCGCACCTCGGCGCCGAGGCGGCGCAGGGGCTCGCCCTCAGCCTCGCCGGCACCTACGCCGCCTCCCTCGGCACCATCGTCTCCGCCCGCAACCAGCGCGCCGGCATCCCGCTGCCGGTGCTCAACGGCTACGGCATGGCCTACGGCGCCGCCCTCGCCTTCGCCGCCGCCCTCGCCGCCGGCCACCGGCCGGTCTTCGACCCCGCCCCGGCCTACGTCCTGAGCCTGCTCTACCTCGCGCTGCCCGGCACGGTGATCGCCTTCTGGAGCTACCTCACGCTGCTCGCACGCATCGGCCCGCAGCGGGTCGGCTACGTCATGGTGGCCTTCCCGGTGGTGGCGCTGGCGCTGTCCACCGCGTTCGAGGGCTATCGCTGGACGCCCCAGGCCGCGGCCGGGGTCGCCCTCGTCCTCGCCGGCAACCTTCTCGTCCTGCGCCGCGGCCGCAGCGTCAGGGCGGGGGCGCCGGACGGGGCGGACGGTCCAGCGTCCAGAGCGCCGCCTGCGCCAGGACGCTGCCCAGGAAGTTGA
- a CDS encoding VanZ family protein yields the protein MGRCAASRERLAAAAACLYLAALYLGTGWLRTVQTGLRDLLGAAYGPALTGLVAAALGAGLWAARGRLAALGARRAPLLAAVGAGYAAALALLAIPEERIHLLQFGLLALLLTAALRRRPRRHLEALILGLAAGAGDEVAQWLHPARVGDLGDVALNFLGSVLAQAALWTLDRPPRPAPPP from the coding sequence ATGGGCAGGTGCGCCGCCTCCCGTGAGCGCCTCGCCGCGGCTGCGGCGTGCCTCTACCTCGCCGCCCTCTATCTCGGCACCGGTTGGCTGCGCACGGTGCAGACGGGGCTGCGCGACCTCCTCGGCGCCGCCTACGGGCCCGCACTCACGGGGCTGGTGGCGGCCGCCCTCGGCGCCGGTCTGTGGGCCGCGCGAGGCCGGCTCGCAGCCCTCGGGGCGCGGCGCGCGCCGCTCCTTGCCGCCGTCGGCGCAGGCTACGCCGCGGCGCTCGCGCTGCTCGCGATCCCCGAGGAGCGCATCCACCTGCTCCAGTTCGGCCTCCTCGCCCTGCTCCTCACCGCTGCCCTGCGCCGCCGTCCCCGCCGCCACCTCGAGGCCCTGATCCTTGGGCTGGCCGCCGGGGCGGGGGACGAGGTGGCGCAGTGGCTGCACCCGGCCCGGGTGGGCGACCTCGGCGACGTCGCCCTCAACTTCCTGGGCAGCGTCCTGGCGCAGGCGGCGCTCTGGACGCTGGACCGTCCGCCCCGTCCGGCGCCCCCGCCCTGA
- a CDS encoding ComEC/Rec2 family competence protein has product MGVGARLTALVLLAAVLPGAGRAVVELAFLDVGQGDALLVHERGRCAMLVDAGRLAGGPRIARALAERGIARLHRVVITHPHLDHAGGLFHLWGRIGIGGLLDNGGANAAEWVWFDDYRALRARLPYRALAAGDGLACGGVRVQVLWPPRGFAGGVNEASLVLRLQAEGVAALLAGDAPASVEARLLGAGAALRAEVLKVAHHGAGDATTEAFLAAVRPRIALLGVGAGNRFGAPSPAVLARLRTVGARILRTDRDGTIRLELAHGQVRRLP; this is encoded by the coding sequence ATGGGAGTCGGCGCGCGCCTGACCGCCCTCGTGCTCCTCGCCGCCGTCCTCCCGGGGGCGGGGCGGGCGGTGGTGGAGCTCGCCTTCCTCGACGTCGGCCAGGGCGACGCCCTGCTGGTGCACGAGCGCGGCCGCTGCGCCATGCTGGTGGATGCGGGGCGGCTCGCCGGCGGGCCGCGGATCGCCCGCGCCCTGGCCGAGCGCGGCATCGCCCGCCTCCACCGGGTGGTGATCACCCACCCGCACCTGGACCACGCGGGCGGCCTCTTCCACCTGTGGGGCCGCATCGGCATCGGCGGGCTCCTCGACAACGGGGGCGCCAACGCGGCGGAGTGGGTCTGGTTCGACGATTACCGGGCGCTGCGGGCGCGGCTGCCGTACCGCGCGCTGGCGGCGGGCGACGGGCTCGCCTGCGGCGGCGTGCGCGTGCAGGTCCTGTGGCCGCCACGGGGCTTTGCCGGCGGCGTCAACGAGGCCTCGCTGGTGCTGCGCCTGCAGGCCGAGGGGGTGGCGGCGCTCCTTGCCGGCGATGCGCCGGCGTCCGTGGAGGCGCGGCTGCTGGGCGCAGGGGCGGCGCTGCGGGCCGAGGTGCTCAAGGTGGCGCACCACGGCGCCGGCGACGCCACCACGGAGGCCTTCCTCGCCGCGGTGCGCCCGCGCATCGCGCTCCTCGGCGTGGGCGCCGGCAACCGCTTCGGGGCGCCGTCGCCGGCGGTGCTGGCGCGGCTGCGGACGGTCGGCGCCCGCATCCTGCGCACCGACCGCGACGGCACCATCCGCCTGGAGCTCGCCCATGGGCAGGTGCGCCGCCTCCCGTGA
- the galE gene encoding UDP-glucose 4-epimerase GalE: MARHVLVVGGAGYIGSHMVALLAERGHAVTVLDDLSSGHRDAVLAGELVVGDLGDRALLDALLGGRRFDAVMHFAARIQVAESVAQPARYYRNNVAATLTLLEAMLAHGVGAFVFSSTAAVYGEPQRVPIDEDHPKAPVNPYGRSKWMVEQMLADLEAAHGLRSVSLRYFNAAGADPAGRLGERHDPETHLIPLVLQAAAGRREAVTVFGTDYDTHDGTCIRDYVHVADLCEAHLLALERLWAGAPGGAFNLGNGNGFSVREVIETARRVTGRAIRVREGPRRAGDPARLVADSRRAREVLGWRPRHDALETIVAHAWAWESARA; the protein is encoded by the coding sequence ATGGCCAGACACGTCCTCGTCGTCGGCGGCGCCGGCTACATCGGCTCGCACATGGTGGCGCTGCTCGCCGAGCGCGGCCACGCGGTGACGGTGCTCGACGATCTGTCCAGCGGCCATCGCGACGCCGTCCTCGCGGGCGAGCTGGTGGTGGGGGACCTGGGCGATCGGGCGCTGCTCGATGCGCTTCTCGGCGGGCGGCGCTTCGATGCCGTGATGCACTTCGCGGCGCGGATCCAGGTCGCCGAGTCGGTGGCGCAGCCGGCGCGCTACTACCGCAACAACGTCGCCGCCACCCTGACCCTGCTCGAGGCCATGCTCGCCCACGGCGTCGGCGCCTTCGTCTTCTCCTCCACCGCGGCGGTCTACGGCGAGCCGCAGCGCGTGCCCATCGACGAGGACCACCCCAAGGCGCCGGTCAACCCCTACGGCCGCAGCAAGTGGATGGTGGAGCAGATGCTGGCCGACCTCGAGGCCGCGCACGGGCTGCGCTCGGTGTCGCTGCGCTACTTCAACGCCGCAGGCGCCGATCCCGCCGGGCGCCTCGGCGAGCGCCACGATCCCGAGACCCACCTGATCCCGCTGGTGCTGCAGGCGGCGGCGGGGCGGCGCGAGGCCGTCACCGTCTTCGGCACCGACTACGACACTCACGACGGCACCTGCATCCGCGACTACGTCCACGTCGCCGACCTCTGCGAGGCCCACCTGCTCGCCCTGGAGCGGCTGTGGGCGGGGGCCCCGGGGGGCGCCTTCAACCTCGGCAACGGCAACGGCTTCTCGGTGCGCGAGGTGATCGAGACCGCGCGCCGCGTCACCGGGCGCGCGATCCGGGTGCGGGAGGGGCCGCGGCGGGCGGGGGACCCGGCGCGGCTGGTGGCCGACAGCCGCCGCGCGCGCGAGGTCCTCGGCTGGCGGCCGCGCCACGACGCCCTCGAGACCATCGTCGCCCACGCCTGGGCATGGGAGTCGGCGCGCGCCTGA
- a CDS encoding EAL domain-containing protein, whose amino-acid sequence MDLRADHLARLTAADALEPVPPDMSSAVPLGAVPARMPLGEALLRLERAHAEALPVVDESGALVGAVSRAGIRRALVEAEHAGVWEALASVAEAVPGAHPREFFVNLARQLAAVLGVRWAFVGRLVDPSSVTTLAVVDGGRPVEDFTYLLAGTPCEEVVNQGPCCYPEAVQARFPQDRLLAEMGVESYVGIPLADSTGRPLGILVGLHDAPMPPSREREPLLRIFAARAAAELERLERERMLGLHLDFQRVLGLVLERAQDPGPLEGFLAYALERLLALSWMGAGAGGAVLLREGDHLVRVAARGLPEPAASQCARVPVSAPLCGRVVRERRVVRWPAGAAECPLLDAADRGGWAVPLRHGEDVLGVLLLVGGEGGGEDAIGEAFVRALGDVLGGTIARRRDLEVMRRLSVAVEQSPASVLILDPEGRIEYANAEFEAQTGYAREEVLGRRPQDFLGSEGTPPEDREALLEAMRAGREWHGVVCDRHRDGRDVWVELHVAPVRDAEGRIRHYVSMATDVTAQREAEARAERRRALLEAVTDNIDEGILVLDADTRVVWYNRRYVEQWGLEPAFLDRRPSLEEVARELCRRGVYPPEAEEAVVADRRERFARGEASWIEAPRCDGRHTDIYIHPLPDGGYLLASHDVTARVQAAEALRRRLGIEETLAEVAQVLLAGGEGGLDEAVGRLARAAHVDHAFLYIAERGGDGRITQRLRAAWDAPGRPALRERLPEVPPADYPWSRARLAAGEAVIVRAGALPKGAEAEGRFLEAAGMGTVAALPVPRAAGGIQGFLGFGDDDPQRRWDADDLRALRAACAMIGAHLARLRSEARLRASEERYALAARGANDGLWDWDILAERVYYSPRWCEMLGYAEGELAPERETWCGRIHEEDRAAFERALERHLAGETPQFVCEFRMRHRDGGYRWMLARGLAVRDEAGRAVRMAGSMTDVTERREAQEQLLREAFYDGLTGLPNRALFEDRVSAAIARARRDPARRFAVLMLDLDRFQVVNDSLGHRMGDLLIKAVASRLEALMRPGDTVARLGGDEFAVLLEEVRDATAPVAVAERLMEELAVPFELQGQQVYTGASVGIVADGSGYREPEELLRDADTALHRAKRAGRGRHELFDTAMYERARFLMGLERDLRRAIEEGGLSAAYQPIVDLEQGRRLVGFEALARWTHPGRGPVSPGEFIPVAEEAGLIVSLGWWMLREACRQVRAWREQGVGGDVHVSVNVSARQFALPDFTRRVEAILAEEGAEPAWLRLEITESVLMAGGEVVEANLRALRGMGFRIYLDDFGTGFSSLSYLHRFPVDVIKIDRSFVAPLAEPGGESGLVRSIIALARDLGKDVVAEGVEALTQETLLRVLRCRYAQGYLYAAPLPAEEAAALLAAGARLAPREAG is encoded by the coding sequence GTGGATCTCCGAGCGGACCATCTGGCGAGGCTGACCGCCGCCGACGCCCTGGAGCCGGTGCCCCCGGACATGTCGTCGGCGGTGCCGCTCGGGGCGGTGCCGGCGCGGATGCCGCTGGGCGAGGCCCTGCTGCGGCTCGAGCGGGCGCACGCCGAGGCGCTGCCGGTGGTGGACGAGTCCGGGGCGCTCGTCGGCGCGGTCAGCCGCGCAGGGATCCGCCGCGCCCTCGTGGAGGCGGAGCACGCGGGGGTGTGGGAGGCGCTGGCCTCGGTGGCCGAGGCGGTGCCGGGCGCGCACCCGCGGGAGTTCTTCGTGAACCTGGCGCGCCAGCTCGCCGCCGTGCTCGGGGTGCGGTGGGCCTTCGTCGGCCGCCTCGTCGACCCGTCCAGTGTGACCACGCTGGCGGTGGTGGACGGCGGCCGGCCTGTCGAGGACTTCACCTACCTGCTCGCCGGTACGCCCTGCGAGGAGGTGGTCAACCAGGGGCCCTGCTGCTATCCGGAGGCGGTCCAGGCCCGGTTCCCGCAGGATCGGCTCCTCGCCGAGATGGGGGTCGAGAGCTACGTGGGGATCCCCCTCGCGGACTCCACGGGCCGCCCCCTGGGGATCCTGGTGGGGCTGCACGATGCGCCGATGCCGCCCTCGCGGGAGCGCGAGCCGCTGCTTCGCATCTTCGCCGCCCGCGCCGCGGCGGAGCTGGAGCGGCTCGAGCGCGAGCGCATGCTGGGCCTTCATCTCGACTTCCAGCGCGTCCTCGGCCTCGTGCTCGAGCGGGCCCAGGATCCGGGGCCGCTGGAGGGCTTCCTGGCCTACGCCCTCGAGCGGTTGCTGGCCCTCTCCTGGATGGGTGCGGGCGCGGGAGGGGCGGTGCTGCTGCGCGAGGGCGACCACCTGGTGCGGGTGGCCGCCCGCGGCCTGCCGGAGCCGGCGGCGTCGCAGTGTGCGCGGGTGCCGGTGAGCGCGCCCCTGTGCGGGCGCGTGGTGCGGGAGCGCCGTGTCGTCCGCTGGCCGGCGGGCGCAGCCGAGTGTCCTCTCCTGGACGCCGCCGACCGGGGCGGCTGGGCCGTGCCGCTGCGCCACGGGGAGGACGTCCTCGGGGTGCTCCTGCTCGTCGGCGGTGAGGGGGGCGGCGAGGACGCCATCGGCGAGGCCTTCGTGCGCGCCCTCGGGGACGTGCTCGGCGGCACCATCGCGCGGCGGCGCGACCTCGAGGTCATGCGCCGGCTCTCGGTGGCGGTGGAGCAGAGCCCGGCCTCGGTGCTGATCCTCGATCCCGAGGGGCGCATCGAGTACGCCAACGCCGAGTTCGAGGCCCAGACCGGCTACGCGCGCGAGGAGGTCCTGGGGCGCCGGCCGCAGGACTTCCTGGGCTCGGAGGGGACCCCGCCGGAGGACCGCGAGGCGCTGCTGGAGGCGATGCGGGCGGGGCGGGAGTGGCACGGCGTCGTCTGCGACCGTCATCGCGACGGCCGCGACGTCTGGGTCGAGCTGCACGTGGCCCCGGTGCGCGACGCCGAGGGGCGGATCCGCCACTACGTCTCCATGGCCACCGACGTCACCGCCCAGCGCGAGGCCGAGGCGCGGGCGGAGCGGCGCCGGGCGCTGCTGGAGGCGGTCACGGACAACATCGACGAGGGGATCCTGGTCCTCGACGCCGACACCCGGGTGGTCTGGTACAACCGCCGCTACGTCGAGCAGTGGGGGCTCGAGCCGGCCTTCCTCGACCGCCGCCCGAGCCTCGAGGAGGTCGCCCGCGAGCTCTGCCGCCGCGGCGTCTATCCGCCGGAGGCGGAGGAGGCGGTGGTGGCGGACCGGCGCGAGCGCTTCGCCCGGGGCGAGGCCTCGTGGATCGAGGCCCCGCGCTGCGACGGGCGCCACACCGACATCTACATCCATCCCCTGCCGGACGGCGGCTATCTGCTCGCAAGCCACGACGTCACCGCCCGCGTCCAGGCCGCCGAGGCCCTGCGCCGCCGTCTCGGCATCGAGGAGACCCTCGCCGAGGTGGCGCAGGTGCTGCTCGCCGGCGGCGAGGGCGGGCTCGATGAGGCGGTGGGACGGCTCGCGCGGGCGGCCCATGTCGATCACGCCTTCCTCTACATCGCCGAGCGCGGCGGCGACGGGCGCATCACCCAACGCCTGCGCGCGGCCTGGGACGCCCCCGGGCGGCCGGCGCTCAGGGAGCGGCTGCCCGAGGTGCCGCCGGCGGACTACCCCTGGTCGCGGGCGCGGCTGGCGGCGGGCGAGGCGGTGATCGTCCGCGCCGGCGCGCTCCCCAAGGGTGCGGAGGCCGAGGGGCGCTTTCTCGAGGCGGCGGGCATGGGCACGGTGGCGGCGCTGCCGGTGCCGCGGGCTGCGGGCGGCATCCAGGGCTTCCTCGGCTTCGGCGACGACGACCCGCAGCGGCGCTGGGACGCCGACGACCTGCGCGCCCTGCGTGCCGCCTGCGCCATGATCGGCGCGCACCTTGCGCGGCTGCGCTCGGAGGCGCGGCTGCGCGCCAGCGAGGAGCGCTACGCGCTCGCCGCCCGCGGCGCCAACGACGGGCTCTGGGACTGGGACATCCTGGCGGAGCGGGTCTACTACTCGCCGCGCTGGTGCGAGATGCTGGGCTATGCCGAGGGCGAGCTGGCGCCCGAGCGGGAGACCTGGTGCGGGCGCATCCACGAGGAGGACCGCGCGGCCTTCGAGCGCGCCCTCGAGCGGCACCTGGCGGGGGAGACGCCGCAGTTCGTGTGCGAGTTCCGCATGCGCCACCGCGACGGCGGCTACCGCTGGATGCTGGCGCGGGGGCTTGCGGTGCGCGACGAGGCGGGGCGGGCGGTGCGCATGGCGGGCTCCATGACCGACGTCACCGAGCGGCGCGAGGCCCAGGAGCAGCTCCTGCGCGAGGCCTTCTACGACGGGCTCACGGGGCTGCCCAACCGGGCCCTGTTCGAGGACCGGGTGAGCGCCGCCATCGCCCGCGCCCGGCGCGACCCGGCCCGCCGCTTCGCCGTGCTCATGCTGGACCTCGACCGCTTCCAGGTGGTCAACGACAGCCTCGGCCACCGGATGGGGGATCTGCTCATCAAGGCCGTGGCCTCGCGCCTCGAGGCCCTGATGCGGCCCGGCGACACCGTGGCCCGCCTCGGCGGGGACGAGTTCGCGGTCCTGCTCGAGGAGGTGCGCGACGCCACCGCGCCGGTGGCGGTCGCCGAGCGGCTCATGGAGGAGCTCGCCGTGCCCTTCGAGCTGCAGGGGCAGCAGGTCTACACCGGCGCCAGCGTCGGCATCGTCGCCGACGGCAGCGGCTACCGCGAGCCCGAGGAGCTGCTGCGTGACGCCGACACCGCGCTGCACCGGGCCAAGCGTGCCGGGCGCGGGCGCCACGAGCTCTTCGACACCGCCATGTACGAGCGCGCCCGCTTCCTCATGGGCCTCGAGCGCGACCTGCGCCGGGCCATCGAGGAGGGGGGGCTGTCGGCGGCCTACCAGCCCATCGTCGATCTCGAGCAGGGCCGCCGCCTGGTCGGCTTCGAGGCCCTGGCGCGCTGGACCCATCCGGGGCGCGGGCCGGTCTCGCCCGGCGAGTTCATCCCGGTGGCGGAGGAGGCCGGGCTCATCGTCTCCCTGGGCTGGTGGATGCTGCGCGAGGCCTGCCGCCAGGTGAGGGCGTGGCGGGAGCAGGGCGTGGGCGGCGACGTCCACGTCAGCGTCAACGTCTCGGCGCGGCAGTTCGCGCTGCCGGACTTCACCCGGCGGGTGGAGGCGATCCTCGCCGAGGAGGGGGCCGAGCCCGCGTGGCTGCGGCTCGAGATCACCGAGAGCGTCCTCATGGCCGGCGGCGAGGTGGTGGAGGCCAATCTCCGCGCCCTGCGCGGGATGGGCTTTCGCATCTACCTCGACGACTTCGGCACCGGCTTCTCCTCGCTCTCCTACCTCCACCGCTTCCCGGTGGACGTGATCAAGATCGACCGCTCCTTCGTCGCGCCGCTGGCCGAGCCGGGCGGGGAGAGCGGGCTGGTGCGCAGCATCATCGCGCTGGCCCGCGACCTCGGCAAGGACGTGGTGGCCGAGGGGGTGGAGGCGCTGACCCAGGAGACGCTGCTGCGCGTGCTGCGCTGCCGCTACGCCCAGGGCTATCTCTACGCCGCTCCGCTGCCCGCCGAGGAGGCCGCCGCCCTCCTTGCGGCCGGCGCGCGCCTGGCGCCGCGGGAGGCCGGCTGA
- a CDS encoding ATP-binding protein translates to MTPIEDLVGRIERLLERLEPWIPPPPAPPPEEAVALRWRRRGPAAWLEPVPHPRLTRLEDLLGIDRQKAEVVRNTAQFVAGLPANNVLLTGARGTGKSSLVKALLPAFAGEGLRLVELDAQDLEDLPEVVERLAGRPGRHILFVDDLSFGADDPSYKHLKAMLEGSLAAPAEGLLVYATSNRRHLMPEYQAENLEARMVGGELHPGEAVEEKLSLSDRFGLWLSFHPFDQAQYLAVVRHWLRRLGVEAWDEATEREALRWAQTRGSRSGRTAWQFARDWAGRTGLAAASP, encoded by the coding sequence GTGACACCCATCGAGGACCTTGTCGGCCGCATCGAGCGCCTCCTTGAGCGGCTCGAGCCCTGGATCCCGCCCCCGCCGGCGCCGCCCCCGGAGGAGGCGGTCGCGCTGCGCTGGCGGCGCAGGGGGCCCGCCGCCTGGCTCGAGCCCGTCCCCCATCCGCGCCTGACCCGGCTCGAGGACCTCCTCGGCATCGACCGCCAGAAGGCCGAGGTGGTGCGCAACACGGCGCAGTTCGTCGCCGGCCTGCCCGCCAACAACGTGCTCCTCACCGGGGCCCGCGGCACGGGCAAGAGCTCGCTGGTCAAGGCGCTGCTGCCCGCCTTCGCGGGAGAGGGGCTGCGGCTCGTGGAGCTGGATGCGCAGGACCTCGAGGACCTGCCGGAGGTGGTGGAGCGGCTCGCCGGCCGCCCCGGCCGCCACATCCTCTTCGTCGACGACCTCTCCTTCGGCGCCGACGACCCCAGCTACAAGCACCTCAAGGCCATGCTGGAGGGCTCGCTCGCGGCCCCGGCGGAAGGCCTCCTGGTCTACGCCACCTCCAACCGCCGCCACCTCATGCCCGAGTACCAGGCCGAGAATCTCGAGGCGCGCATGGTGGGCGGGGAGCTCCACCCGGGCGAGGCGGTGGAGGAGAAGCTCTCGCTTTCCGACCGCTTCGGCCTCTGGCTCTCCTTCCACCCCTTCGACCAGGCCCAGTACCTGGCGGTGGTGCGCCACTGGCTGCGCCGGCTCGGGGTCGAGGCGTGGGACGAGGCCACCGAGCGCGAGGCGCTGCGCTGGGCGCAGACGCGCGGCAGCCGCAGCGGCCGCACGGCCTGGCAGTTCGCCCGCGACTGGGCGGGGCGGACGGGCCTCGCCGCCGCCTCCCCCTGA
- a CDS encoding sulfite oxidase heme-binding subunit YedZ, producing MRSPDPGKAALFLLCLLPLGGLLWDAASGGLGANPVEALSRRTGDWTLRLLLATLAVTPLRRLAGWRWIARQRRMLGLFAFFYACLHVANYLVLDQWLEWAEIVADVLERPWVTVGAVGFLLLVPLAATSTDAALRRLGGRRWKRLHRAVYLAAGLGVLHYLWLVKADLTPPLAYGAVLAVLLLARLPLAAALRPALGAPSGR from the coding sequence ATGCGCTCGCCGGATCCGGGCAAGGCGGCGCTCTTCCTCCTCTGCCTGCTGCCCCTCGGCGGCCTCCTCTGGGACGCCGCCAGCGGCGGCCTCGGCGCCAATCCCGTCGAGGCGCTCAGCCGCCGTACCGGCGACTGGACCCTGCGCCTGCTCCTCGCCACGCTCGCGGTCACGCCCCTGCGCCGCCTCGCGGGCTGGCGCTGGATCGCGCGCCAGCGCCGCATGCTGGGGCTCTTCGCCTTCTTCTACGCCTGCCTGCACGTGGCCAACTACCTGGTCCTGGACCAGTGGCTCGAGTGGGCGGAGATCGTCGCCGACGTCCTGGAGCGCCCGTGGGTGACGGTGGGGGCGGTGGGCTTCCTGCTCCTGGTGCCGCTGGCCGCCACCTCCACCGACGCCGCGCTGCGCCGCCTCGGGGGGCGGCGCTGGAAGCGCCTGCACCGCGCCGTCTATCTCGCCGCCGGCCTCGGGGTGCTGCACTACCTGTGGCTGGTGAAGGCGGACCTGACCCCGCCGCTTGCCTACGGCGCGGTGCTGGCGGTGCTGCTCCTTGCGCGGCTGCCGCTCGCGGCGGCGCTGCGCCCGGCCTTGGGCGCCCCGTCCGGGCGCTGA